Within the Miscanthus floridulus cultivar M001 chromosome 2, ASM1932011v1, whole genome shotgun sequence genome, the region agagggaagattatttgaaggatgtataccctaccttttattcaaaatggtacgcttttcaaatctcggggcgagatttttataaggggggagggctgtaacaccctaggtgttaggcttgcataattgcacttgcatcacatgagcatgagcatcattatctcattcataagcatcatatcattatgaatattatcatttcatgtgtgtctttatttgaactgcttggtttatgctagcaattgtgtgtgctcTTGGGTGGTCTATACAAATGtgtgtcaaatgtcctcttaaaccaCTTAGCCACACTTAGTTTGTctttagcaacaatgttcatgttgaccatcgtacctaattacacttctaagtaatagttggacttgtgttgaccctagagctcttatctttgactgtttaaaaagtacaacttagagtgtttgcatgtctaagcagcctaaagcaaagttgtagaaaattttatctggaacaaactttgtttagaggtcaagtcatgaaaatgtgtggaacagtctcaaacatggcccacaagtcagaattggggctgattctacacttagaaattttctaagtcctaaagctGAATTACAGTTTCTTGAGCTGATGTTGGGAGCGctgtatctcactaaccaagcTAAATCAGCCCGAGCTCCTATTACAAGAATTGTAGTTCTCATATGGATGACCAACTTTGTCAACTTAACCTAGAGCTAGATCGGCACCGTTTAAGAGCTAATGATCGtcaaaaactcgctgtcaggctccaTCATTGTTTCTCTGAATCGCGTCTACAGTGCTTCGGCCGGTCAGTCATGGCCGACCGAGCTCAGGCCGCGCGCGCCAAGTGGCGGCAGTACGCCGGCGTTGGCCCCGTGGGTCAGGTCATTGCGGACACGACGACGCCACGCGCCCCTCAGCTCGCCTATTTGCTTCGCCAAGCGCGTCTGGCCTCGTCAGTTCGCGCCGAACCGAGCCGCAGCCGCTCGCCATTGCCGGCTAGGTCTCCGCCGCCACCTCGCTCTCGCGCCATTGCAAAATCGCGTTGCCCAGCTAGCTCCAAGCTCCGCCGCGACCTCCTCTTGCTCGTCGTCGCCTCCACGCAGCCAGTAAATCCCTGGTGAGGCCGCTTTCGGCATTTCCGCGCCGTCGCAACCTCGTCGGAGGTGAGCCCgccgtggccaaccaccaccaGAGCTCCCTCCTTCCTTTCTCTCCCATCCCTCGTGGTTGTTGCGAGCTCCCGATGCTCACTCCTGGCTTAGGTCAGTCCGCCATGGCCGTAGTTGGCCGGCATACCTTGCGCAGCGCCGCCGCAAGCACCATTGCCGACGGCGACCTTCTCCTCGGTAGCTAGGAAGCCCGTTTTCTTCTCCCATCGGTGCGAGGCAGTGAGCTGAGCACGTTGGTGCCTCACccttcgccggaggagccaccggcggcgaactGCGCCACCgccgttcctcctcccctgttttCTCTCACTGGCGCGCGGGGTCCGCTTGTCAGCTGccgtggctgaggcgggagcccagctgGGCCGCCTGCGCCGCGTCGTGGGCCGCGCCAGTCTCGCTCGCGGGCCGtcgttcctcgggccggcccaacagctgtGGATGTGTTtatttcttatttgttttgtttgttttatttcacagtttggcatatagattcaaaaatgtgtatctcctagtatatacatccaaatgctatggttctaattttgttaagttcctggtcttgtctagtatttaataaaaatattatatgagcacatgttttagaaagtctggataaattaaataggattgtgaaatgtgtttttgggtacatgcaaacttgtttaaattttatcttgagtttctgtggtccaaaaattatgaaattttgtgggtcctctattttggtgtagtagagtctctggttaaaatttcagagctagtgcatatgtagtttttaagttatagaatttccttttattaatgggtggatcttgtgtgaattttcataatttttatatagatccagtgaaggtaaaatttggtgagtaaggttcttatacTAGAATgaggctaggaaaaatgtgaaatctgttgcttgacacttttcattagggtttcctaattatgctaaaaatggacataccacttgttattttaggtacagcaagttctgcttgctcaatgactttgaaaattttatggtagtctatgtgaagcatgagatagctactgtaatttttgtagatttttatgaatagttttactatatattgctttaatcacctaattaattaaataaattagaaaagggtaataaataatttatttagaagttggcactatactttctagtgttcctctggtgtgtgaaacaagttggtaaactttgtttggtcaaattaggcttttgcctcatcagtaaataattaagttagtaaccctgtcaattctggatagattctagatttactggaattcagtttggttaacataagaatcatgctgtgatgtttacaaatgaattgtagaggatttcatgagctttccagaatgtcctcttgcaagtcatttggatttatagaactctggttatgattgagttaagtgactacttgttgcatatgaaactttaactgttatttcaagtatgtctttactattctaagttcatggtactgttcctaggtgataggtccttaactgaagatgagcatctttatcttaggttatgcaagttaggtaagttaatcttgttctttcagttaagttagaaatatgcttaaagtgatttgaatagggttagtcttactcggtaaacgagtgtccagtaatgcgTTCGTAAACACTCACTACGATCCATTCATACATGGATATACATtccatcatcatcttccatctcttgtgcatgcacgattcttactatgcatatgcatgcaataggtgttccggagggagtcacgcttctggaattcgagccagtacttccggaggagcagcagcaagctcaggagcaggaggtgcaagcccccgaagaaggagtcagcgaagaagttcttgagtgccccgatcaccaaccttcatcttttctgaaaggcaagccccggagcattctaagactcctatgttttcaaaatggttactttgagtatctttatttattgatgcattaagtgataggaattggatgcgaacacttgttgcatatatacttattccttggccagtacacgtaccctgaatcctatttaggtccaggagcgaatcaaagcttagccatgcttagaccggtaaaagtcaggtgatttcctgtcacctgcatattagaaaaatgtctggtcccggttggctataattgctatcgtggagaataaccatgtggttaataatgaattgtgaccgggcgggaggtcgatagagaagcaacaaggcaaggaggtcttggttgtggatctatccccgtctgtgtcggttaaggaccgattcgctgtacgtcctcatgtcatgttgaacgcatgcctatcacttagttggccggataactcgttccgaccgcgaagccgagtagctcaactcaggccggaagaccgagaagtgaaagtgcgcaccctggcggtagtaaggatgtgcggggagctattggcgtaagtccgaggtgagattgaccacctggcagagtggactccctgagggtgcggcgctgctcggagccgcgatttctgagatgtaccaaaggtgacctaaggctgccttcacgaggtatgcctgggtttgtgttaggaatacccctccagctggataggaatcgattcgaatcgccgtctctcccggatagtgagaacttgactgagcagcggcaacgtagatgcacttaattgaacttgatggttaaagtgatgatgatgataccacattttaccggatatggttactaatgtttggagttaatcaattgcttgctctagtacaggtgctaatctagttgataggttaatattgttaaattgctgcttactcataaacttaattatgctctcgtatcactaaagcgtttttgcaaaatggttgtcaagctagatccaccgataaagtcttgcataatccttggtgtcatttatttctggtttacgacgggtaagtctagctgagtaccttctcgtactcagggtttatttccccttgttgcagatgacgtgctatataacggctactgcaagtattgtctccaccctgcgggggatgaagactagatcatgggcatgatcatctatgttttctcatcttactgcttttgctggatatgactatggtactggcttgtatttgaactaagtgtgtgtgat harbors:
- the LOC136539201 gene encoding uncharacterized protein, which gives rise to MHMHAIGVPEGVTLLEFEPVLPEEQQQAQEQEVQAPEEGVSEEVLECPDHQPSSFLKGVPEGVTLLEFEPVLPEEQQQAQEQEVQAPEEGVSEEVLECPDHQPSSFLKDDVLYNGYCKYCLHPAGDED